A region of Myxococcus stipitatus DSM 14675 DNA encodes the following proteins:
- a CDS encoding glycerophosphodiester phosphodiesterase — translation MLLLAHRGASADAPENTLEAFAEAARQGADGVELDAMVCGSGEVVVCHDERLERLAGLPWEVRATPWWKLRQADVGTPLGFAPARIPLLEEVLEALPPQFIINIELKCERFDDDGLAQKVADLVRRRGVSERVVVSSFNPMCLFRLLAAAPELRRGYLIDPDRRWSVQAYAVSPLVSSHSVHPFHGDCTPERIAAWRAAGLRVATWTVDDASRARELERMGVSYLITNRPGAMRDSLRAVA, via the coding sequence ATGCTCCTGCTCGCCCACCGAGGCGCCTCCGCCGACGCCCCCGAGAACACCCTGGAAGCCTTCGCCGAGGCCGCCCGTCAGGGCGCCGACGGTGTGGAGCTGGACGCCATGGTGTGCGGCTCGGGCGAGGTGGTGGTCTGCCACGATGAGCGACTGGAGCGGCTCGCGGGCCTGCCCTGGGAGGTGCGCGCCACACCCTGGTGGAAGCTGCGCCAGGCCGACGTGGGCACGCCGCTCGGCTTCGCCCCGGCGCGAATCCCCCTGCTGGAGGAAGTGCTGGAGGCCCTCCCGCCGCAGTTCATCATCAACATCGAGCTCAAGTGCGAGCGCTTCGACGACGACGGCCTCGCCCAGAAGGTCGCGGACCTGGTCCGGCGCCGGGGCGTGTCCGAGCGTGTCGTCGTCTCCAGCTTCAACCCGATGTGCCTCTTCCGGCTGCTCGCCGCCGCACCCGAGCTGCGCCGGGGCTACCTCATCGACCCGGACCGGCGCTGGAGTGTCCAGGCCTACGCGGTGAGCCCGCTCGTCTCGTCCCACTCGGTGCATCCCTTCCACGGGGACTGCACCCCGGAGCGCATCGCCGCATGGCGCGCCGCGGGGCTACGAGTGGCGACATGGACGGTGGATGACGCCTCGCGAGCCCGAGAGCTCGAGCGGATGGGCGTCAGCTACCTCATCACCAACAGGCCCGGCGCGATGCGAGACTCCCTGCGCGCCGTGGCCTGA
- a CDS encoding twin-arginine translocase TatA/TatE family subunit yields MLGLGIGEIIVLGFILLVVFSAARMGQLGNAVGKFVYSFRKASKGEDLVDAKSLTHPRRGSTDAEYSEPESPRRR; encoded by the coding sequence ATGCTGGGCCTTGGCATCGGAGAAATCATCGTCCTCGGCTTCATCCTGCTGGTGGTCTTCTCGGCCGCCCGGATGGGCCAGCTTGGCAACGCGGTGGGCAAGTTCGTCTACTCGTTCCGCAAGGCCTCCAAGGGCGAGGACCTGGTCGACGCCAAGTCGCTGACGCACCCGCGCCGAGGCTCCACCGACGCCGAGTACAGCGAGCCCGAGTCACCGCGCCGTCGCTAA